The genome window ATCTACTGGTAACATTCGTTCTTGAAAAAATGCCAGCAAATCATCTTTGTTTCCTTTGTTATCAATAATTTTTATTATGCCGGAAGTTGTTTGATAATCGGCAGTACGAAAATCAGTTACAAAAATTGTATGTTTTATGATTAATCTGCCTGTACTGTCAGTTTGGTCATCTATTTTTTCATATACAAATACTAAAAGGGAGTAACCGAGACCGAATATCTTTTGTCGAGCAGATTTAAAAGGACATGATGATTGAGGTTGTTTTATGCTTGTTACCTTCATATCAACAAATAACTCAGGAAAATCTATACCTTTAGCTGAACTCCCCTCAATATACTCATATTTTTTGTGTAAATATGCTTGAAACTTATGTTCGAGATATGTCCCTACTGCTTTGCCATCGGTAACCCCAAAAAGACTCGGTTCTTTATGTTTTGATTCGATCTCAGAAAAGTATTTTGCTTCTTTTTGAAGCAAGCCCTTTGTCAATTTTCGTTTCATTATTTCTCCTATATTCTTAAAATATAACGCCGCTAATCAGCCGCGCGGCTTTTTGCGTCGTCTGAATTAGCATTGTTAGATGTGTTTATATGATAGTGACCCATGAGAAGAAGAATCTTGCAATAAAACCGGCTATTATTGGAAGTATTGCACTTGATACTAACCTTACAATGGTAAATTCCCACCCTAAAATTCCAATTTCTAAAGGAAGTCTCATTATGGCCCAAAGAGACCAAGAAGTAATGAAAGCAACCGTAGTTCCTATTCCTGCACCTGAATGAATAAATCCTGCT of Candidatus Cloacimonadota bacterium contains these proteins:
- a CDS encoding restriction endonuclease; the protein is MKRKLTKGLLQKEAKYFSEIESKHKEPSLFGVTDGKAVGTYLEHKFQAYLHKKYEYIEGSSAKGIDFPELFVDMKVTSIKQPQSSCPFKSARQKIFGLGYSLLVFVYEKIDDQTDSTGRLIIKHTIFVTDFRTADYQTTSGIIKIIDNKGNKDDLLAFFQERMLPVDEIEADRIAEELLQKKPVAGYLTISNALQWRLQYSRVIQEAGDVDGVVRVK